GTCCTCGGACATGCTCTTGAAGATCGTCTTGATCCTGTTGTACTCGAGGTAGACCGGAACGAGCTTGAAGCCGCCGATCGCCACGAGCACGACGATGAAGCCCAGCACGATGAGCCCGCTGAGGCTCAGCCCCTTCTGTCTGTTCATGGCTCCCCTTCTCATTCGATCCCGCGGCCGATGCGCCTGAACTCGTCGAAGTTCCACCAGATCAGAAAGGCCTTCCCGACGATGTTCTCCTCGGGGACGAATCCCCAGTAGCGGCTGTCGCTGCTGCTGTCGCGGTTGTCGCCCATCATGAAGTAATGACCGGGCGGCACCTTGCACGTGAACCCCTCGTCATTGTAGGCGCAATTATCGCGAGACGGAAAGTTGCCCACTCCCGACAGCTGCACCGGCGGCTGCTCCTTCTGTATGAGGATCGCATGCTGGTGCTCGCCGAGCTTCTCCTGGAAGCGCTGGGTCGGCACGAAGTTCAGCCCGCTTTCGACGTAGTTGAACTCGCCGTCGGCCTTGACGGGCATCTCCCGGCCGTTCACGGTGAGGCGCTTGTTCCGGTACACGACCTCGTCCCCCGGCAGACCCACCACGCGCTTGATGTAGTCGAGCGAAGGGTTGACCGGGTAGCGGAAGACCATCACCTCGCCGCGCTTGGGCTCGTTGACGTCGACGATCTTCATGTTGATCACCGGTAGACGGATCCCGTACGTGAATTTGTTGACGAGGATGAAATCCCCCACGAGCAGCGTCGGCAGCATCGAGCCCGAAGGGATCTTGAACGGCTCGACGAGGAACGAGCGCAGCAGGAAGACCACGAGGATGACGGGAAAGAAGCTCTTCGGATACTCGACCCACCACGGCTCGCGCGTGTCGGCGACGCGCCGCTTGGCGAGGACGGCATAGTCGAGCAGCCAGATGGCGCCGGTCACGACCAGCAGCACGAACATGATCAATGCAAAATTCATTGTTTTTCTCGTGAACGGTGACCCGTGAAACGTGACATGTGAAACGTGAAACGTGCGTCCCCGGATGTACCCGCGTCCGGCGGCTTGATCGGACGTTTACGTTTCACTTTTCACTTTTCACGTTTCACGAACCTTACTTCTCCACCTGCAAGATCGCCAGGAACGCTTCCTGCGGAATCTCGACGTTGCCCACCTGCTTCATGCGCTTCTTGCCTTCTTTCTGCTTCTCCAGCAGCTTCTTCTTGCGCGTGATGTCGCCGCCGTAACACTTCGCCAGCACGTTCTTGCGCAGCGCCTTGACCGTCTCGCGGGCGATGATGTGCGCGCCGATCGCAGCCTGCACCGCGATGTCGAACATCTGCCGCGGCAGCAGCGAGCGCATCTTGGAGGCGATCTCGCGGCCTCGATAC
This genomic stretch from Burkholderiales bacterium harbors:
- the lepB gene encoding signal peptidase I; its protein translation is MNFALIMFVLLVVTGAIWLLDYAVLAKRRVADTREPWWVEYPKSFFPVILVVFLLRSFLVEPFKIPSGSMLPTLLVGDFILVNKFTYGIRLPVINMKIVDVNEPKRGEVMVFRYPVNPSLDYIKRVVGLPGDEVVYRNKRLTVNGREMPVKADGEFNYVESGLNFVPTQRFQEKLGEHQHAILIQKEQPPVQLSGVGNFPSRDNCAYNDEGFTCKVPPGHYFMMGDNRDSSSDSRYWGFVPEENIVGKAFLIWWNFDEFRRIGRGIE